In Cryptosporangium aurantiacum, the following proteins share a genomic window:
- a CDS encoding alpha/beta hydrolase family protein, translating to MTDSRHADTPASTPAVTLASGGETLLGVLHVPAGAGPHPIAVLLHGFPGNERNFDLAHALRRAGYAALVFHYRGSWGVGGAWSWRNVLDDAAQAVASVQENAFSTAYRLDPGRLAVIGHSAGGFAALMTAAADPTVGAVVSVAGFDFGAVSADLADPAVRAAYVQDWDGELLPLRGTSGEALVAEVEAAGQSWSLAGLAPRLMGRPVLLVGTGRDPVAPPDVHHSPLVEAYRAHPAIRLEHQVFPTDHALSDHRVTLARSVTSFLDRHLRPVG from the coding sequence ATGACCGACTCTCGGCATGCCGACACGCCGGCCAGCACACCGGCGGTAACGCTCGCCAGCGGCGGCGAGACGCTGCTGGGAGTCCTGCACGTGCCGGCGGGCGCCGGGCCGCACCCGATCGCGGTGCTCCTGCACGGGTTCCCCGGGAACGAGCGCAACTTCGACCTCGCCCATGCGCTGCGTCGCGCGGGGTACGCGGCGCTGGTGTTCCACTACCGCGGCTCGTGGGGAGTGGGTGGTGCGTGGTCGTGGCGCAACGTGCTCGACGACGCCGCGCAGGCAGTGGCTTCTGTCCAGGAGAACGCCTTCTCCACTGCCTACCGGTTGGATCCAGGGCGGCTGGCGGTGATCGGGCACAGCGCCGGTGGCTTCGCGGCGTTGATGACCGCCGCTGCCGACCCGACGGTGGGCGCCGTCGTCTCCGTTGCCGGATTCGACTTCGGCGCCGTATCGGCCGACCTGGCTGATCCTGCGGTCCGGGCGGCGTACGTCCAGGACTGGGACGGAGAGCTCTTACCGCTGCGAGGCACCAGCGGCGAGGCGCTCGTCGCCGAGGTCGAGGCTGCCGGGCAGTCATGGAGCCTGGCGGGGCTCGCGCCACGGCTGATGGGGCGGCCGGTGCTGCTGGTGGGCACCGGTCGGGATCCGGTCGCTCCGCCCGACGTGCATCACTCGCCGTTGGTCGAGGCGTACCGGGCTCATCCGGCGATCCGGCTGGAGCACCAGGTCTTCCCGACCGATCACGCGTTGTCCGATCACCGGGTAACGCTGGCTCGCTCGGTGACGTCCTTCCTCGACCGGCACCTGCGCCCGGTCGGGTGA
- a CDS encoding YbfB/YjiJ family MFS transporter, with protein MTEPTWRSARLALGTASALGLGRFAYGLVLPSMAEQLHWDLARAGVMTTANGLGYLAGALVTGALARRLGVAGTFRLGMVLCAVALAATAATVSYPGLLAARVLAGVAGALVFIAGAVLAPTTVYFAGAGLGIVLSGALVPSLLDHHPERWPLAWVGLAAGAGLAAAVSWTAVRPTSPAPGGATITVRRLWPLAVVYFLFAAGYIAYITFLSAYLVGRNASTTQTTLTWIVLGLAVIAAPSLWQRPISAWPGGRVLAVLLGVIAGAAGAVLLRPGSAVVIVSALAYGATFMAVPAAVTALVRAATPSDRLAGTLALFTVVFAVGQMAGPWLAGEVADRTTADATLGWTVALCGAGALLAAISVRPAGCRQARGPLVGR; from the coding sequence GTGACGGAGCCCACCTGGCGCTCGGCCCGCTTGGCGCTGGGCACCGCATCGGCGCTCGGACTCGGCCGGTTCGCCTACGGATTAGTACTGCCGAGCATGGCCGAGCAGTTGCATTGGGACCTGGCCCGGGCCGGAGTGATGACGACCGCGAATGGGCTCGGGTACCTCGCCGGCGCGCTGGTCACGGGGGCGCTGGCGAGGCGGCTGGGCGTCGCCGGGACGTTCCGGCTCGGCATGGTGCTGTGTGCGGTCGCCCTGGCCGCGACCGCCGCGACGGTCTCCTATCCAGGGCTGCTCGCTGCGCGGGTACTGGCCGGCGTCGCCGGAGCGCTGGTATTCATCGCCGGTGCGGTGCTCGCGCCGACCACCGTGTACTTCGCCGGCGCCGGACTCGGGATCGTGCTCAGTGGCGCGCTCGTCCCGTCACTGTTGGACCACCATCCGGAACGCTGGCCGCTGGCTTGGGTAGGACTCGCGGCGGGCGCCGGTCTCGCGGCAGCGGTGAGCTGGACCGCCGTCCGACCGACGTCGCCCGCGCCCGGCGGAGCCACCATCACGGTCCGCCGCCTCTGGCCCCTCGCGGTCGTCTATTTCCTGTTCGCGGCCGGGTACATCGCGTACATCACGTTCCTGTCGGCGTACCTGGTCGGCCGAAACGCCTCAACCACACAGACGACGCTCACCTGGATCGTGCTCGGGCTCGCGGTGATCGCCGCACCCAGCCTGTGGCAGCGTCCGATCAGCGCATGGCCGGGCGGGCGCGTCCTCGCCGTGCTACTCGGCGTCATCGCCGGCGCGGCCGGAGCCGTGCTGCTTCGCCCGGGCTCCGCAGTCGTGATCGTGTCCGCGCTCGCCTACGGAGCGACGTTCATGGCCGTGCCCGCTGCGGTCACCGCGCTGGTGCGCGCGGCTACCCCGTCCGACCGGCTGGCCGGCACATTGGCCCTCTTCACGGTCGTCTTCGCGGTCGGTCAGATGGCCGGTCCCTGGCTGGCAGGGGAGGTGGCCGACCGCACGACCGCCGACGCCACTCTCGGGTGGACCGTCGCGCTGTGCGGCGCCGGTGCGCTCCTGGCCGCGATCTCCGTCAGACCGGCTGGATGCCGTCAAGCCCGCGGCCCGCTCGTCGGCCGTTGA
- a CDS encoding CU044_5270 family protein, producing the protein MDNQLNGGELLLAEIRRDLTEPPPDAVQRMRHAVQNATLQSANVSAAGLRHGRAGRRSLRPALAGVAAIGVAAAVGAGVVVGSSDRGAQRAPDSTIQAQPSHARPSDAPMLLREVSWVTDRTSVSVRDDQFIYTEMKVRSILARRKSDGQPTTIDDDSQYWESADGSKPGWNISADKRGHRQGGPTAANPEPNLESPTYKYLTTLPTDPDVLLARIRAAVAQTEGSKPDAVVDMDQAAFTIIGDLVRHGPLPPALGAALYRAAAQIPGVQLVPDAVDAAGRHGIGVVRRSTALAALPSEGGTQSRLDPVYEMEWIFDAKTYSLLGTRTESRAATISVAVIERAVVDRVRDTKR; encoded by the coding sequence GTGGACAACCAGCTGAATGGGGGCGAGTTGTTGCTCGCCGAGATCCGCCGCGATCTGACCGAACCGCCACCGGACGCCGTCCAACGGATGCGGCACGCGGTGCAGAACGCAACCCTGCAGAGCGCTAACGTGTCCGCGGCCGGGCTCCGGCATGGCCGCGCCGGCCGTCGCTCGCTGCGTCCCGCACTCGCCGGTGTGGCCGCTATCGGTGTCGCCGCCGCGGTCGGTGCGGGCGTTGTTGTCGGCTCCTCCGATCGCGGTGCCCAGCGCGCTCCGGACTCGACCATCCAGGCCCAGCCCAGCCATGCCCGGCCCTCCGACGCCCCGATGTTGCTCAGGGAAGTCTCGTGGGTGACCGACCGGACTTCGGTGTCCGTGCGCGACGACCAGTTCATCTACACCGAGATGAAAGTGCGCTCCATTCTCGCCCGTCGAAAGTCGGACGGTCAGCCAACGACGATCGACGACGACTCCCAGTACTGGGAGTCGGCGGACGGGAGCAAGCCGGGTTGGAACATCAGTGCCGACAAGCGCGGTCACCGTCAGGGCGGGCCGACTGCGGCAAACCCCGAACCGAACCTCGAGTCGCCGACGTACAAGTACCTGACCACCCTCCCCACCGATCCCGACGTGCTGCTCGCCCGAATCCGCGCTGCAGTCGCCCAGACCGAAGGCAGCAAGCCGGACGCGGTAGTCGACATGGATCAGGCCGCATTCACCATCATCGGTGACCTGGTCCGCCACGGTCCGCTGCCGCCGGCGCTGGGCGCAGCGCTGTACCGAGCGGCGGCCCAGATCCCCGGCGTCCAGTTGGTGCCGGACGCCGTGGACGCGGCCGGACGGCACGGTATCGGTGTGGTCCGGCGGAGTACCGCGCTCGCCGCTCTGCCGTCCGAAGGCGGAACGCAGTCCCGCCTGGATCCGGTATACGAGATGGAATGGATCTTCGACGCGAAGACCTACTCGCTCCTCGGAACGCGGACCGAGAGCCGGGCGGCAACCATCTCCGTCGCGGTGATCGAGCGAGCGGTGGTAGACCGCGTCCGCGACACCAAGAGGTAG
- a CDS encoding RNA polymerase sigma factor gives MPLSLSDRTDAALITGPPEWFGELFERYSAQLYGYAARRVGPQAAEDLVAEAFLAAFTARSRYDTSAASARPWLFGILTNLLRRSRRSEARAWRAFARAGTDPLARQASQPFVDRAGERIDAQAAVRSIAGVLAAMPSTQRDVLLLHVWAGMDYPELAAALELPPGTVRSRLHRAKARLRDALPDHYAPSV, from the coding sequence GTGCCCCTCTCCCTCAGTGACCGGACCGACGCGGCTCTCATTACCGGCCCGCCGGAGTGGTTCGGGGAGTTGTTCGAGCGGTACTCCGCCCAGCTCTACGGCTATGCCGCCCGTCGCGTCGGCCCACAGGCCGCCGAAGACCTGGTGGCCGAGGCGTTCCTGGCCGCCTTCACGGCGCGGAGCCGGTACGACACGTCGGCGGCCAGCGCACGGCCGTGGCTATTCGGGATCCTGACCAACCTGCTAAGGAGGTCGCGTCGGTCCGAGGCGAGAGCCTGGCGGGCATTCGCCCGCGCCGGTACTGATCCGCTCGCGCGCCAGGCGAGCCAACCGTTCGTCGATCGCGCCGGCGAGCGCATCGATGCGCAAGCGGCCGTCCGGTCGATCGCGGGCGTGCTGGCCGCAATGCCCAGCACGCAGCGTGACGTCTTGCTGCTCCATGTCTGGGCCGGCATGGACTATCCCGAACTGGCCGCCGCACTCGAGCTGCCGCCGGGCACTGTCCGCTCACGACTCCACCGTGCCAAGGCGCGCCTACGCGACGCGTTGCCGGATCACTACGCGCCCTCTGTCTAG
- a CDS encoding dihydrofolate reductase family protein: MSDTTCHMSISLDGFVAGPDQSREQPLGKRGLELHGWHIGDPRANDADKIANEWLMRPRGAYVMGRNMFGPIRGDWDEEWTGWWGTEPPYHAPVFVLSHHAHDPIRMDGGTTFHFVTEGFDAAYSAARQAAGDKGVDIAGGASTVRQALTAGVIDELTLDVAPVLLGSGERIFDGVESFGFEPVEVLHSPLATHIRYRRR, translated from the coding sequence ATGTCGGACACCACCTGCCACATGTCGATCTCGCTGGACGGCTTCGTCGCCGGGCCCGACCAGAGCCGCGAGCAGCCCCTGGGCAAGCGAGGGCTGGAGTTGCACGGCTGGCACATCGGCGACCCGCGGGCCAACGACGCCGACAAGATCGCGAACGAGTGGCTCATGCGCCCGCGAGGCGCGTACGTGATGGGTCGCAATATGTTCGGCCCGATCCGCGGGGACTGGGACGAGGAATGGACCGGGTGGTGGGGCACCGAGCCGCCGTACCACGCGCCGGTGTTCGTGCTGAGCCACCACGCACACGACCCGATCCGGATGGACGGCGGGACCACGTTCCACTTCGTCACGGAGGGCTTCGACGCGGCCTACTCCGCAGCGCGTCAGGCCGCAGGCGACAAGGGCGTGGACATCGCCGGTGGGGCCTCGACCGTCCGGCAGGCACTGACCGCAGGTGTGATCGACGAGCTCACCCTCGACGTCGCACCGGTCCTGCTCGGTTCCGGCGAGCGCATCTTCGACGGCGTCGAATCGTTCGGGTTCGAACCCGTCGAGGTGCTTCACTCACCGCTGGCCACCCACATCCGATACCGCCGCCGCTGA